GATGACCGCGTTCTGCATGAACTCCAGCCGCAGTACCTCGATCACACCGGCCTCCTCACCGAACGCGCGTGTTCCCGCTCGGAAGCCGTGGAGCCGCCCGGCGGAGGGTCGTGACTGACCGGCGGGTCGTCGTGGCGAACCGCCTCCCCGACCAGCCGTCCGCTGCCGGGCCACGGCCTCACACCGTGATCGACGGTGACGCCACACGTCGCCCGGGAAGCGATACCGTCGATGTCGTGGGAGGCCACGACGATGGTCGTGCCGCCGGTCAACGAGGACAGCAGCCGATGGAGGTGCTCCGCCGAGTCGGCATCGATACCGGCTTCGGGTTCGTCCAGCACGAGCAGGTCCGGCTCGGCGGCCAGCGCCCTGGCGAGCAGCACGCGTCGGCGTTGTCCCGTGGACAGGGCTGACACCGGACGAGCGGCGAGCTCCGCGAGACCGACCCGTTCGAGGGCTCCGGTGACCGCCGACCGGTCGGCGGCGCGCAGTCGCTGCGGCAACCAGGTGGGACGGAGACGCCCCATGGCCGTGAGATCCCGCACCGTCAGTGGGAACTCGGGATCGAGCCGAGCGTCCTGGGGGAGGTAGCCGATGCGTCCCCGGGCTCGTCGCGGCGGCTGACCGTGGACCTCGACCACCCCCCGAGTCGGCCGCAGCAGCCCGACGAGCAGTCCGAGCAGTGTGGACTTCCCCCCGCCGTTGGGGCCGGTCAGGGCGAGGAACTCCCCTCGCTCCAGGGTCAGGTCCACCTCCGAGAGCACCGGGGCGGCGCCGTAGCCGGCCCGGACTCCGGCCAGCGAGACGGCGTTGCTCGCCCGCCCCATCAGGAACCGCTCCGCAACGCGTCCGCCAGTTCGGTCGCGACGTGGCGCATGTTCTTCTCCCAGTCCCGTGCCAGCGGGTCCAGCGGTTCCACCGTGGCTCCGACCTGCTCGGCGATGGTGCGGGCATCGTCCTCGGAGAACCGCGGCTGGACGAACACCGCCCGGATGTCACGGTTCTCGGCCCGCTCGATGATCTCGCGTAACCGCGCCGCGCCGGGCTCCTTGCCGCCGGACTCGATCGGGAGCATCTTCAGGTCGTAGTCGTTGGCGAAGTAATGCCACGCCGGGTGGAACGACATGAACGTCTTGCCCGCGACCGGTTCGAGCTCACTGGCTATGTCCGCGTCGAGGGCGTCGACGTGTTCCTCGAACCGTCGCAGGTTTTCGCGGTACTCGCGCTCGTGGTCGGGATCGATCCGGCTCAGCGCGGCCGCGATCGTCTCGGCCTGGGTCTTGGCCCGGCGCGGGGACAACCAGATGTGCGGGTCCGGCTTGCCGCCCTCCAGGCGTCCACGGTCGACGTCCTGCCAGGTACGCACCCACCGCATGTCGTCACCCCCGGCCGACCTGATCCGGTCGGCCACGGAACGTTCGAAGGGCACGTCGACGGCGAAGTAGACGTCCGTCCCGGACAGCGAGCGCAGTTCGGATGGCTTGGGTTCGTACAGGGCCGGCGAGGCGGCCGGCGGCAGCAGCACCGAGGTGCTGACGTGCTCACCGCCGATTCGCTCCACGAAGTAGCGCTGCGGCGGAATGCTCACGAACGCCCGCAGCCGCTCCGATCCGCCGTCGGAGGCCCCGTTGCCGCCTCCCGCCGTGCCGCAGGCGCCAGCCAGCACCCCTGACACCGCCAGCAGCAGGGCCAGCGACTTCCGAGCACGGGACTTTCTCCACTCTGTGAACAAGCTTTGGTTCTCCTCGAACTGAGACACGCTGGGTGATCAGCCGCGCCGGTGTACCGCCGACACAGCGACATGAAAATGAAAACCGTTATCAATAATCTGTGTCAATCTCTTCCTGCCAGCACGGAGATGAGAAGGATCACTCGAACAAGGGATCGCGAAGCACCTTGGGGTGCGTTGGATGCGACTCTGCTCGCTACTACCAACGGAGGACGCGGACGCCCTGCCCCACCTCACCCGGAAACCGCGGATCCACCGCGACGGACCGAAACGGGCTCGACTTCCGTTCGGAACAGCACCGCAAAACGGTGGACGAGACCGAACTTCGACGGTGACACCCCGGCGGTGGCGGCTCCGGCCCCGCCTCCCACCTCCACCAAGCCGTGGCCGGCGGCGGCCGGGGCGGCACCGTCGCCCTCTCAGAGCCCGATGTCGGTCCGCCCCGGAACGACTTTCCGGCCCCTCGGAACCACCCCGCCCGGCGGAGAGCGGGACGCCCACGACGAACCCCTCCGGAACCGGCTCACTCTCCCCCGTCTTCGGAGGCCTCCTCGCCACGACGACTGGTCCGTCGCGGAGTGCTCGGCACGTAGAGGTTGAACCGCAGTCCCAGCATCCGGATGACGAAGCAAACCGCCGCGGCGACCAGCGCACTGGCCAGTCCGTAGATCCCCGCCCGCTCGGCCACCACGGTCACCGCCGCTCCCACCAGCGCGGGTACGACGTAGAAATCACTGCTCAGCACCGTCGGAACGCGCCGGATCAGGACGTCGCGCATCGTTCCTCCCCCGACGGCCGTGATCGCTCCGAGCAGCACGGCCTGCACACCGTCCAACCCGAACTCCAGGGCCTTGCTGGCACCCGTCACGCAGAACACGCTGAGCCCGACCGCGTCGAAGACCGTGATCAGCGCGGTGAATCTTTCCAACGGCAGACTCAGGAAGAACGCGAGCAGCGCTCCGGCCGCGGCCACCCCGAGATAGCCGAGAGCGTTGAAGGTCGCGGGCGGCAACGAGTCGATCAGGACGTCGCGCACGATGCCACCGCCCAGCGCGGTGACCACTCCCAGGGTCAGCACCCCGACGAGGTCCAGCCGCACCGCCCGCACCGCGGTCAACGCACCGTTGAGCCCGAACGCGAACGTCCCCGTCAGGTCGAGGGCCAGCAGCAGCGGCGTCTGGGTCATCGCCCCAGTGTGCCGGTGGCGGCGTCGGGACGAGTTTCACCCCTGAACCACGACGATCCCCGAAATATGAGAAATGATTCACACTTCCCGGGTTTCGGCGAATTCCGGTCCGCCACAGGAAAAACGCCGAAAATCACATCAAAACATCCGACACGAGTTTTTTACCGAGCATTCACCGAATGTCCCGGAGTGACACACGACAAGGTGTGATGTGCGTGGCGAGTGGGACTTCAGCGGCCTGGATCAGGTGATAATGGCCGAGCGGAACGAGAGGCGGCAGGACTTCGAACGGCACACTCGTGATCATCGGGAGGTGGAGTGTCTTCCGTCGGTGCGGTTTCCCGACAACGACCGTGGTGGGGTGGATTGCTGTACCTACTGCGAATTGTCGTACCGTCCTGGCTGCGCAGAATGCTGCGTCCCGCCCCGATACCGGTGGACTGGAGCCGGGTGGGGGTGGCCGCCCTGGGAATAGCCGGGCCGCAGGCGGTGGGGCTGGCGAGCGGGCGGATCGCCGAGACGATCCTGCTCTCGCTCGGTGCGTTGTGCATCAGCTTCTCGGACCTGACCAGCTCCTACCGGTACCGGCTGCGCCGCGTGGGGCTGACCGTGGTGCTGGGCGGGTTCGGCTTCGGGGTGGGTGTCCTCGCCCCCGGCCCCTGGACGGCGGCGTGCGTGGTGGTCACGGTGTCGGTGCTGTCCGTGCTGGCGAGCCGGCTGGGGGATCTGTGGGCGGCGGCGGGCACCCAGATGCTCACCTTCTGCATCGTGGCCACCGGTACTCCCACCGAGAGTATGGGCGCGGGTGCGCAGTTCTGGTGGTTCCTGGCCGGTGAGATCATGGCGTTCGGCCTCATCGCCGCCACCTGGCCGTTCCGCAGGACCGCTCCCGCACGCCAGGCCGTGGCCCGGGTCTTCGACACCACCGTGCGCATGCTCACCGCCGAGACCCCGCGAGCCCGCACCGACGCGCGGCAGGCCCTGACGAAAGCGTTGGACGACGCCCACGACGTCCTGATCGGTGTCACGGCGGGCGCAACAGCGCGCAGCCGCGTCCACGACCGGCTCCACGTGGTGCTCTCCCAGGCGACGCCGATGGTGGAAGCTTCGGTCGCGCTGGCCCACGCGGGAAGCAGACCCCCCGAGCACACGCTGACCACGATGCGCACCCTGGCACGGTGCGTCCGCTCCGGCACGATCCCACCGCCCTCCCACCCCACGGCACACGAGACCTCCACGGCGGTGCGCGCTCTGGAACAGGCCCTGGCCGGGCTGATCGACTCACTTCGCACGGCGAAGCTCACCGATCCCACCGAGCTGGTCAACAACCGGGACCGTCGTGCCAGGTTCCGGGTCTGGCGCGAGGGCCTGGCGATCGGGCGTACCGGCTGGCTGCTGGCGTCGCGGATGGCAGTGTGCCTGGCAGTCGCCGAGCTGGTCGGGCTGGCACTGCCGCTCGAACAGCCGTACTGGGTGGCTCTCACGGTGGCACTGGTGCTGAAACCGAATTCGGGATCGGTCTTCGCGCGGGGCGTGCTGCGCGGCATCGGCAGCGTGCTCGGCGTGGTGGTGGCCACCGCCCTGCTCACGTTCGTCCCACACGGCTGGTGGCTGCTGCCGTTCATGGTGTTGCTGGCCGCGATGGTGCCCGACGCGCTGAGCCGGCACTACGGGCTGTTCACCGGGGTGGTGACCTGCCTGGTGCTGCTGAAGATGACCCAGGTGGAACCGACACCGGCGCTGCCCGCCGTGCGGTTGGTCGACTCACTGATCGGATGCGCCATTCTGCTGGTGGTCGGTGGGCTGCTGTCCCCGCTGCACCGGCACACCCCGCTGGCGCCCCGGTTCGCCTCGGCGGTGGACACTGTTTCGGAGTACGTCTCACTGGCACTGGGCGGGTTCGAGCAGGGGCGCTCGGCGGCTCGCCGCCGCAGCTACCGCGAGCTGTCCGAACTGCGCGCCGCGCTGCGGCAGCGCCTGGTGGAACCGACCTCGGCGAACAACGCCGAGAAGTGGTGGACCTCGATCATCGTGCTGGAGCGGCTCGTCGACGGCGCCACGGCACGTGCCATCCACATCGAGCGGGGCGACGAGGCCTTCAGCCTGCAGCACACCCAACGGATCGTGTCGAGCATGCGATCGACCGCTCGCCAGCTGCGGGAGGTGGCCAGCGGCGGTGCCGTGGAGCCACCCGCCGACCTGCCCGGCCGGCTCGCCGAACTGGGCGCCGAGATCAGCAGACGACACCCGGAACCACCCTCGCACCGCCGGGAGGACTTCGAAACCGCGGGACGCTGACACCGGGGCGGGCTCCCACCCCGGCCACGCACGCGCCCGCCCCGCTCCGATCCCGCTCATCCCGAAGCCACCCACGCTTCGGAGACACTTCGCGGGCGACGCCCGACCACCGCTCCCGTGGCGGCACCGCCGCCGATCGGCAAGGATGGAGACGGCGTTTCCGGAGGTGATGGCGTGCACGATGAGCACACGTTGGGTGTGGAGGAGGAATTCCACCTCGTCGACGCGACCAGCGGAGAGCTGTCCGATACCGGCCCCGCCCTGGCCGGGGAACGCGCGGCGACCGTGGCGCCGGGGCGGCTCGATCCGGAGATGCTGTCCTCGCAGATCGAGTTGTCCACCCCCGTGTGCACCGACCTGGCGGAACTCCGGGCCGCGCTGCTGCGGCTGCGCGGCGAACTGGTGAGCGCGGCGGGCGATCACGGCAACCGTCTGGTCGCCAGCGGCACCTATCCGGGAGACCAGACAACCGCGGTGACCCCGAAACCACGTTACGAGGAGACGGCGGCCCGGTTCGGGGTGGTGGCGCGGCAACAGGTGGTGTGCGGCTGTCACATTCACGTGGGAGTCGCGGACCCGGAGCACGCGATGGCGGTGATGAACCGCGTTCGCCCCTGGTTGTCGGTGCTGCTGGCCCTGTCGGCGAACTCCCCGTTCTGGCGCGGCGAGGACACCGACTACGCCAGCTACCGGGCACAGGTCTGGTGGCAGTGGCCGAGCGCGGGAATGCCGGCGGTGTTCGAGTCCTACGACGATTACGTCACCGCCACACAACGGCTCGTGGACGTCGGCGTGTTGCGGGACAGGGAGATGCTCTACTGGGACGTGCGCCCGTCCGAACACCTTTCCACTGTGGAGTTCCGGGTGTGCGACGTGGACCCGAGGGCGGAGCAGGCCGTGATGCTGGCAGGACTGGCCCGCGCGCTGACAGCGCGCTGCGTGGCCGAGCAGCGCGATCGAATGCCGCTGCTCGAAACGACACCGGAGCTGGAACGCGCGGCGCGCTGGCGGGCGGCGCGCTCGGGGCTGTCCGGCCAGCTGGTCGATCCGTTGTCGGCGCGTCCCCGCCCCGCCGAACAACAGATACGACGCCTGCTGGAGTACCTCCGTCCGACGCTGCGGGCTTACGGGGATCTGGAGGGGGTGCGCGACCAGGTCTCGCACCTGCTGGCCCGGGGAACGGGCGCGACCGCACAGCGCAGGGCTTTCGGGCAGCGGTACAGCCTGCACGACGTGCTGGCGGCGACGACCGTCACCGCCCAGGAGAGCTGACCTCCCCGGTCCCGTCGCGACGGCTCCAGGGGGCGGCGACCATCGCCCACGGGGTTCCGGGGAACACCCTGTGCCGACAGCGGGTGTTGACAGGGGTTCAACGCGTAATCGATGATCCCGCCGGATTGATCACGATCGTCCCGAACGGCACCCTTAGGAAGCGGGAGATCAGCATGAACTCGGGTGAATCGAACGAGAACGCACGGAGAACGGACGGCGGACTCGGCCGTCGGAACTTCCTGAGGCTGGGCACCGCTGGAGTGGCCGGACTCGCCGTGGCGGGAGCGACGGCGGGCACGGCGACCGCATCGGCCCGCACCGCGAGCACGCGGACGTCGACCACCGCCGCTGCCGCGGTGACCACCATGCCCGACCCCGCTCCGGTGGATCTGAAACAGGGCGGCGGCAAGACCTACCACGCCAGCCCGGGCGACACTCCGGAGTTCCACGTCAACGATTTCGCGAGTTTCAAGAACGCGGTGGAAAACGCCGGTGACGGCGACATCATCCGCGTCGCCGACGACGCCGCGATCGACATGACCGGGGCGGAGAACACGCTCTCGATCGGCACCGGTGTCATCATCTCCGGCGGCCGCGGCAACAACGGCAGCCTCGGCGGGCTGATCTACACCACCAGGGACCGGAACCCGGTGGCGGACAAAGCCCTGCCAATGTTCAAGACCTACGGGGACCGGGTGCGGTTCACCGGCCTGCGGATCCAGGGTCCCCGGCTGGCGAACTACTGGGACCCGGAAGGCTTCGACGGCGACCTCTCCGACCACACGGCCTACGACAACTACCTCATCGGCGGTATCCACTTCCTGGGCGAGAACTGCCGGGTGGACAACTGCCAGCTGTACGGCTTCACCCACGCGGCCATCTCGGTCGGCGCCGGTAGCTACCCGGTCTCGGCCCGGATCGACCACTGCAGCATCCACAACAACCCCATGGAGCACTTCGGCTACGGGGTGAACCTCTACAACGGCGAGTCCGTGATCGAGTGGAACTACTTCGACTACAACCGGCACTCGATCGCCGGTTACGGCTACGCCACGAACGGATACACGGCCCGCTACAACCTGGTCGGTGAGCACCCGATCAGCCACGCCTTCGACATGCACGGGCGCGCCCAGAACGACGGCAGCGACACCGACGTCGCGGGTGGCACCATCAACATCCACCACAACACCTTCCGGTTCACCACCGACGTCTCCCCCGCCAACCGTGACCAGGAGGCCATCGCGATCCGCGGGGTGCCGGAGAACCGCTGCGACATCGACAACAACTGGTTCTACCACAGCTCGAAGCCCGTGGAGGTCAACAAGCAGGGCAACGCCTACCGGCAGGAAAACGAACAGTGGATGCACATGTGGGCCTCGGACAACCACTTCGGCCGGAGCGAGCCCGCGGGTGACATCGGTCATCCCCGCTGATCCGCCGCCGAGGCGGCCGACCGGGCGGACCGTTCCGTGACGGGTCCCCGCGCGGCACTTCCCTCCACCGGGTGCCGCGCGGGGACCGGGAACCGAGCTGAGCGGGGCGAGCCCCCTCACCCCCGAAGAGCACGTCAGCGGTGCTCGAACACCGGCACCGGCTCTGCCGCAGTGGACGGTGCGTGGCCCCATGGCGGAGAACCGTTCAGTAGGATTCCCCCGTGACCGGCGAATCCGCTCCCGAACCGTCCCGGAACCAGTCCGCCGAGCCCACCGTGGTGGCCGAACCACCGTGGACGTACCCGGCGGCCGGAGTCGCGTTCACCGTGCTCGGCGCGGGGCTGGGCTGGGGCGT
The nucleotide sequence above comes from Actinopolyspora erythraea. Encoded proteins:
- a CDS encoding metal ABC transporter ATP-binding protein, translated to MGRASNAVSLAGVRAGYGAAPVLSEVDLTLERGEFLALTGPNGGGKSTLLGLLVGLLRPTRGVVEVHGQPPRRARGRIGYLPQDARLDPEFPLTVRDLTAMGRLRPTWLPQRLRAADRSAVTGALERVGLAELAARPVSALSTGQRRRVLLARALAAEPDLLVLDEPEAGIDADSAEHLHRLLSSLTGGTTIVVASHDIDGIASRATCGVTVDHGVRPWPGSGRLVGEAVRHDDPPVSHDPPPGGSTASEREHARSVRRPV
- a CDS encoding metal ABC transporter solute-binding protein, Zn/Mn family, giving the protein MFTEWRKSRARKSLALLLAVSGVLAGACGTAGGGNGASDGGSERLRAFVSIPPQRYFVERIGGEHVSTSVLLPPAASPALYEPKPSELRSLSGTDVYFAVDVPFERSVADRIRSAGGDDMRWVRTWQDVDRGRLEGGKPDPHIWLSPRRAKTQAETIAAALSRIDPDHEREYRENLRRFEEHVDALDADIASELEPVAGKTFMSFHPAWHYFANDYDLKMLPIESGGKEPGAARLREIIERAENRDIRAVFVQPRFSEDDARTIAEQVGATVEPLDPLARDWEKNMRHVATELADALRSGS
- a CDS encoding trimeric intracellular cation channel family protein; the protein is MTQTPLLLALDLTGTFAFGLNGALTAVRAVRLDLVGVLTLGVVTALGGGIVRDVLIDSLPPATFNALGYLGVAAAGALLAFFLSLPLERFTALITVFDAVGLSVFCVTGASKALEFGLDGVQAVLLGAITAVGGGTMRDVLIRRVPTVLSSDFYVVPALVGAAVTVVAERAGIYGLASALVAAAVCFVIRMLGLRFNLYVPSTPRRTSRRGEEASEDGGE
- a CDS encoding FUSC family protein is translated as MLYLLRIVVPSWLRRMLRPAPIPVDWSRVGVAALGIAGPQAVGLASGRIAETILLSLGALCISFSDLTSSYRYRLRRVGLTVVLGGFGFGVGVLAPGPWTAACVVVTVSVLSVLASRLGDLWAAAGTQMLTFCIVATGTPTESMGAGAQFWWFLAGEIMAFGLIAATWPFRRTAPARQAVARVFDTTVRMLTAETPRARTDARQALTKALDDAHDVLIGVTAGATARSRVHDRLHVVLSQATPMVEASVALAHAGSRPPEHTLTTMRTLARCVRSGTIPPPSHPTAHETSTAVRALEQALAGLIDSLRTAKLTDPTELVNNRDRRARFRVWREGLAIGRTGWLLASRMAVCLAVAELVGLALPLEQPYWVALTVALVLKPNSGSVFARGVLRGIGSVLGVVVATALLTFVPHGWWLLPFMVLLAAMVPDALSRHYGLFTGVVTCLVLLKMTQVEPTPALPAVRLVDSLIGCAILLVVGGLLSPLHRHTPLAPRFASAVDTVSEYVSLALGGFEQGRSAARRRSYRELSELRAALRQRLVEPTSANNAEKWWTSIIVLERLVDGATARAIHIERGDEAFSLQHTQRIVSSMRSTARQLREVASGGAVEPPADLPGRLAELGAEISRRHPEPPSHRREDFETAGR
- a CDS encoding carboxylate-amine ligase, producing MHDEHTLGVEEEFHLVDATSGELSDTGPALAGERAATVAPGRLDPEMLSSQIELSTPVCTDLAELRAALLRLRGELVSAAGDHGNRLVASGTYPGDQTTAVTPKPRYEETAARFGVVARQQVVCGCHIHVGVADPEHAMAVMNRVRPWLSVLLALSANSPFWRGEDTDYASYRAQVWWQWPSAGMPAVFESYDDYVTATQRLVDVGVLRDREMLYWDVRPSEHLSTVEFRVCDVDPRAEQAVMLAGLARALTARCVAEQRDRMPLLETTPELERAARWRAARSGLSGQLVDPLSARPRPAEQQIRRLLEYLRPTLRAYGDLEGVRDQVSHLLARGTGATAQRRAFGQRYSLHDVLAATTVTAQES